In a single window of the uncultured Erythrobacter sp. genome:
- a CDS encoding phosphoglycerate mutase family protein, whose amino-acid sequence MTNWRGIALLLALALGACMAPAQPERGAVGVSAPDEQTVYVIRHLQKAQGDDPVLTSEGAANAQVLASILEDANITGIYSTPTRRTMQTGAPLAGRIGVEITPYDPRNPDALVAAVRAGDGSVLVVGHSNTVGDLITRFGGNAAPELTEQDYGTLFVVAADGTVSEIEVE is encoded by the coding sequence ATGACAAATTGGCGGGGAATTGCGCTGCTACTGGCGCTCGCTTTGGGTGCCTGCATGGCACCGGCTCAGCCCGAGCGCGGCGCTGTGGGAGTGTCGGCTCCGGACGAGCAGACGGTCTATGTGATCCGGCATTTGCAAAAGGCGCAGGGCGATGACCCCGTTCTCACCAGCGAAGGCGCGGCCAATGCGCAAGTGCTGGCCTCAATCCTCGAGGATGCAAACATCACGGGAATCTACTCCACGCCAACACGTCGAACCATGCAAACCGGCGCTCCGCTCGCGGGCCGGATCGGGGTTGAAATCACGCCATACGATCCGCGCAATCCCGATGCTCTGGTTGCTGCTGTCCGCGCTGGCGATGGATCGGTGCTGGTCGTCGGCCACAGCAACACCGTTGGCGATCTCATCACCCGCTTCGGCGGCAACGCTGCGCCCGAACTGACCGAGCAGGATTACGGGACGCTGTTCGTGGTGGCTGCAGACGGGACTGTGAGCGAGATTGAAGTGGAGTGA
- the rpmB gene encoding 50S ribosomal protein L28 gives MSRICELTGKGRQVGNNVSHANNKTKRVFLPNLQNVTLMSEKLERSFKFRVSTHGLRSVEHNGGLDNWLLKTKDDKLSARALKVKRELKKAAVAA, from the coding sequence ATGTCGCGGATTTGCGAACTGACTGGCAAGGGCCGCCAGGTCGGCAACAATGTTAGCCACGCCAACAACAAGACCAAGCGTGTTTTCCTGCCGAACCTTCAGAATGTTACGCTGATGAGCGAAAAGCTCGAGCGCAGCTTCAAGTTCCGCGTATCGACCCACGGTCTGCGCTCGGTCGAGCACAATGGCGGCCTCGATAACTGGCTGCTCAAGACCAAGGACGACAAGCTGTCTGCGCGCGCGCTCAAAGTGAAGCGCGAGCTGAAAAAAGCGGCTGTTGCTGCCTGA
- a CDS encoding M48 family metalloprotease encodes MRSLNSLFAFAAALIAALSFAAQPLAAQSVLRDAETEALLRDMAYPLIEASELEPENVEIVLINDPSINAFVAGGQVVYIHAGLLGAADTANEVQGVIAHELGHITAGHVVRFDERVRQAQGITILSLLLGVGAALAGAGDAAFGALMAGQTAAQGSFLAFNRNQEAATDLAGARYLSGAGISGRGMISFFEKLRNQEIRRGFSQSDDAGYVRTHPLAGDRIEILRGLLSEDAAWAAPDDPDIQSRFEAVQAKLYGYLAEPQRTYQQYPLSDNSVPARYARAYAYHKDALVQNAVDEADALLADDPDNPYFLELKGQILLESGRPAEALTPLRRATDITRNEPLIAGLFGHALIATEDESNYEEAERVLRAAVARDRLNPFAWYQLGVVYAARGDIPRARLASAEQQVMTRRFPEALRSAQAAEAGLPYGSPDWIRAQDVALEARAALERIRDNR; translated from the coding sequence ATGCGCTCGCTCAACTCCCTCTTCGCCTTTGCCGCTGCCCTGATTGCCGCGCTGTCCTTCGCCGCGCAGCCTCTTGCTGCGCAATCCGTGCTGCGCGATGCGGAGACGGAGGCGCTGCTGCGCGACATGGCCTATCCGCTGATAGAAGCCTCCGAGCTTGAGCCTGAGAATGTCGAAATTGTCCTGATCAACGACCCTTCGATCAACGCCTTCGTGGCTGGCGGTCAGGTCGTTTACATCCATGCCGGCCTCTTGGGTGCAGCCGACACCGCCAATGAAGTGCAAGGCGTGATCGCGCACGAGCTGGGCCATATCACCGCTGGCCATGTCGTGCGCTTTGACGAGCGGGTACGCCAGGCACAGGGGATCACCATCCTCTCGCTTCTGCTGGGCGTTGGCGCGGCGCTGGCGGGCGCCGGCGATGCGGCCTTCGGCGCGTTGATGGCCGGGCAGACGGCAGCGCAGGGAAGCTTCCTCGCCTTCAACCGCAATCAGGAAGCCGCCACCGATCTTGCCGGTGCGCGCTACCTTTCTGGCGCGGGCATTTCGGGGCGCGGGATGATCTCGTTCTTTGAAAAGCTGCGCAATCAGGAAATCCGCCGCGGTTTCAGCCAGTCCGACGATGCAGGCTATGTGCGCACACACCCTCTCGCCGGTGACCGGATCGAGATCCTGCGCGGGCTTCTGTCCGAAGACGCCGCATGGGCAGCGCCAGACGATCCCGACATCCAGTCCCGCTTCGAAGCCGTTCAAGCCAAGCTTTATGGCTATCTTGCTGAGCCGCAGCGCACATATCAGCAATATCCGCTGAGCGATAACAGCGTCCCAGCGCGCTATGCGAGGGCCTACGCCTATCACAAGGATGCGCTGGTCCAGAACGCGGTTGATGAAGCCGATGCGTTGCTCGCGGATGATCCGGACAACCCCTATTTCCTTGAGCTCAAGGGCCAGATCCTGCTCGAATCGGGCCGCCCGGCAGAGGCGCTCACCCCTCTGCGCCGTGCAACCGACATCACCCGCAACGAGCCGCTGATTGCGGGTCTGTTTGGCCATGCGCTGATCGCGACCGAGGATGAGAGCAATTACGAAGAGGCCGAACGCGTGCTGCGCGCAGCGGTTGCGCGCGACCGGCTCAATCCCTTCGCATGGTATCAGCTGGGCGTGGTCTATGCCGCGCGCGGCGACATTCCGCGCGCACGCCTTGCCAGCGCGGAACAACAGGTGATGACCCGCCGCTTCCCCGAAGCGCTCAGAAGCGCGCAAGCCGCTGAGGCGGGGCTGCCCTATGGCTCGCCCGACTGGATCCGCGCGCAGGATGTCGCTCTCGAAGCGCGCGCCGCGCTGGAACGTATCCGCGACAACCGCTAA
- a CDS encoding nucleoside deaminase, whose translation MKRALQAAHEAADAGEVPVGAVVMRGDEVIAVAANATRSPPDPTGHAEVRALRMAAEALGQDRLTDCELWVTLEPCAMCAGAISHARISKLYYAASDSKGGAVEHGARVFEQEQCLHSPEVYSGMGADEAAQLLRGFFRERR comes from the coding sequence ATGAAGCGCGCTTTGCAAGCCGCGCATGAAGCCGCCGATGCGGGCGAAGTGCCTGTGGGCGCGGTTGTGATGCGCGGTGACGAAGTGATTGCGGTTGCCGCCAACGCAACCCGCTCTCCCCCCGACCCGACCGGCCATGCCGAGGTGCGGGCGCTGCGTATGGCGGCAGAGGCGCTGGGGCAGGACCGGCTGACCGATTGCGAGCTGTGGGTGACGCTGGAGCCTTGCGCGATGTGCGCAGGCGCAATTAGCCATGCACGCATCTCCAAGCTCTATTATGCCGCCAGCGACTCCAAAGGCGGAGCGGTCGAACACGGCGCGCGTGTGTTTGAGCAAGAGCAGTGCTTGCACTCGCCCGAGGTCTATTCGGGCATGGGCGCGGATGAGGCGGCGCAGCTGCTGCGCGGGTTCTTCAGGGAGCGGCGGTGA
- a CDS encoding histidine kinase, translating to MSMIPLQPAPFFASKNRAFWNLQLAGWGSAFLLRAVNALANGLPYNLLVLILVTTLTGFSLSLILSVVYRQLIDRKPIVTWGGTAVALMTAVIIHAGIDAWVQDLYYSGLSETSFAQRFVGITYIPLTLLGGWSALYYAINFFLTVERQADRLERLEAQATSAQLAMLRYQLNPHFLFNTLNSISTLVLLKQTEPANAMLTRLSGFLRHTLITEPGSQVTLAQEVETLQLYLDIERMRFEERLRTNFDIEEAALDARLPSMLLQPLVENAVKYAVSPQEDGAEITLTARVVGQRLRIAVTDDGPGADGPVQLSMLEHAQDSAGGIADRRVSTGVGLANIRNRLMQSYDDDHLFETRSQAGGGFTVLIEIPFETERRAEPYASQETAHPAATEPAAALPDNAAADNVINLNSPLKHQRAIGNT from the coding sequence ATGTCGATGATCCCGCTCCAGCCAGCGCCGTTTTTTGCAAGCAAGAACCGCGCCTTCTGGAACCTCCAACTGGCCGGTTGGGGTAGCGCATTCCTGCTGCGCGCGGTCAACGCGCTCGCCAACGGTCTGCCCTACAATCTGCTGGTGCTGATTCTGGTGACGACGCTCACCGGTTTCTCGCTCAGCCTGATCCTGTCGGTCGTTTACCGCCAGCTGATCGACCGCAAACCGATCGTGACATGGGGCGGCACCGCTGTCGCGCTAATGACAGCGGTCATCATCCATGCCGGGATCGATGCCTGGGTGCAGGATCTGTATTATTCGGGATTGAGCGAGACGAGCTTTGCCCAGCGCTTTGTCGGGATCACCTATATCCCGCTCACCCTGCTGGGCGGTTGGAGCGCGCTTTATTACGCGATCAATTTCTTCCTGACGGTGGAGAGGCAGGCGGACCGGCTTGAACGGTTAGAGGCGCAGGCAACCTCGGCGCAGCTCGCCATGCTGCGCTATCAGCTCAACCCGCATTTCCTGTTCAACACGCTCAACTCGATCAGCACTTTGGTCCTGCTCAAACAGACCGAGCCGGCCAATGCGATGCTGACGCGGCTGTCGGGCTTCCTCCGCCACACGCTGATTACCGAGCCGGGCAGTCAGGTCACGCTGGCGCAGGAGGTTGAGACACTCCAGCTCTATCTCGATATCGAGCGGATGCGGTTTGAGGAGCGGCTGCGCACAAATTTCGATATCGAAGAGGCTGCGCTGGATGCTCGCCTTCCTTCGATGCTGCTCCAGCCTCTGGTCGAAAATGCCGTCAAATATGCCGTCAGCCCGCAAGAGGACGGCGCGGAGATCACGCTCACCGCGCGCGTGGTCGGACAGCGTCTGCGCATTGCAGTGACCGATGACGGGCCCGGCGCGGATGGTCCGGTGCAGCTCTCGATGCTCGAACATGCGCAGGATAGCGCTGGCGGGATCGCCGATCGCCGCGTCTCAACCGGCGTAGGCCTTGCCAATATCCGCAACCGTCTGATGCAAAGCTATGATGACGATCATCTGTTCGAAACGCGCTCGCAAGCGGGCGGCGGCTTTACAGTGCTGATCGAAATCCCGTTTGAAACCGAGCGCCGGGCCGAGCCCTATGCCTCGCAAGAAACTGCCCACCCCGCAGCCACTGAACCAGCCGCAGCACTCCCCGACAATGCGGCCGCTGACAATGTGATCAACCTCAACTCCCCCCTGAAACACCAACGCGCCATTGGAAATACGTGA
- a CDS encoding STAS/SEC14 domain-containing protein, with the protein MIEIETIAPHAHRIIAIAEFRQGDVKTLLNFVKERNESDGGGNLLIDVTSMASFSFSAVAEEIGHMGTFMKYIYGLDRIAIISDEKWIRTAARLESALLPRVVYQVYDDDEAEAARAWVLEETDQPHRGAFREIDSGNPAIAAYELSGRLDREESERGVAMVRAALEAPECSRLMMVIRHWHGFDPDAAISRKVMVGKLELLKNLERYAIVGGPAWIGNLAGFFGALVKPAIKSFDLDEQDEAIAWLSEGLPDPEHEMAGEVCSAP; encoded by the coding sequence ATGATCGAAATCGAAACCATCGCGCCGCACGCGCATCGCATTATCGCCATTGCCGAATTCCGGCAGGGCGACGTCAAAACCCTGCTCAACTTCGTCAAGGAGCGAAACGAATCCGACGGCGGCGGAAACCTGCTCATCGATGTCACATCCATGGCGAGCTTCTCCTTCTCCGCGGTGGCCGAGGAGATCGGCCATATGGGCACCTTCATGAAGTATATTTACGGGCTCGACCGCATCGCGATCATCTCCGACGAGAAGTGGATCCGCACGGCCGCGCGGCTCGAAAGCGCGCTGCTGCCACGGGTCGTCTATCAGGTCTATGACGATGACGAGGCAGAGGCCGCGCGCGCCTGGGTGCTAGAAGAAACCGACCAGCCGCACAGGGGCGCGTTTCGCGAGATCGACAGCGGCAACCCCGCAATCGCGGCTTACGAGCTTTCCGGCAGGCTCGACCGTGAGGAATCCGAGCGCGGAGTGGCGATGGTCAGAGCCGCGCTCGAAGCGCCCGAATGCTCGCGCTTGATGATGGTGATCCGGCATTGGCACGGCTTTGACCCCGACGCCGCGATCAGCCGCAAGGTGATGGTAGGCAAGCTCGAACTGCTGAAGAACCTTGAACGCTATGCCATTGTCGGTGGACCCGCCTGGATCGGCAATCTCGCCGGATTCTTCGGCGCGCTGGTGAAGCCGGCGATAAAGAGCTTTGACCTTGACGAACAGGACGAGGCGATCGCCTGGCTCAGCGAAGGTCTGCCCGATCCGGAGCACGAAATGGCAGGCGAGGTCTGCTCGGCGCCCTGA
- a CDS encoding DsbA family protein yields the protein MRNTLFTALLALVFGFLGAASWSLTGLADNRTRAYLLDNPEILRDVAQALSEQEARERLSAIGDELFEPFPGVVLGNPQGSKVMIEFTDYNCPYCEASLADVQRLVAEDPELKVVMREWPIFEGSEGAARMALAAGMQGKYREFHEAMFQFGPTTPEAVEAAAQSIGLDMDRARDDAASEAVSLELVRNLSLARSLGFGGTPAFVAGDFPVEGAVGYDRLKELIDNADS from the coding sequence ATGCGAAACACCCTGTTCACCGCGCTGCTGGCGCTTGTCTTCGGCTTTCTGGGGGCGGCCTCGTGGTCTTTGACCGGCCTCGCCGACAACCGGACCCGCGCCTATCTGCTCGACAATCCCGAGATCCTGCGCGACGTTGCGCAAGCGCTGTCTGAGCAAGAGGCGCGCGAGCGGCTAAGCGCGATTGGCGACGAGCTTTTCGAGCCGTTCCCCGGAGTCGTTCTGGGCAATCCGCAAGGCTCGAAAGTCATGATCGAGTTCACCGACTACAACTGCCCCTATTGCGAAGCGAGCCTCGCCGATGTGCAGCGCCTGGTCGCAGAAGACCCGGAATTGAAAGTTGTCATGCGCGAATGGCCGATTTTCGAAGGCAGCGAAGGCGCAGCGCGCATGGCGCTCGCCGCCGGAATGCAGGGCAAATACCGCGAATTTCACGAAGCCATGTTCCAGTTTGGCCCAACTACGCCCGAAGCGGTCGAAGCCGCCGCACAGTCGATAGGCCTCGATATGGACCGCGCGCGCGACGATGCCGCGTCCGAAGCCGTCTCGCTCGAGCTGGTGCGCAATCTCTCGCTGGCGCGATCGCTCGGCTTTGGCGGCACGCCTGCCTTTGTGGCGGGCGATTTTCCGGTCGAGGGCGCGGTTGGCTATGACCGGCTCAAAGAATTGATCGACAACGCGGATAGCTGA
- a CDS encoding ribonuclease T yields MVRKLHSSIAFVVALLLPAVGNAQAYQCRAPSISSVPQIAPDARPRVVPVTGYTLALSWSPAFCRTRQDSRSHRVQCSGDNGRFGLVVHGLWPQGARAYPQWCPTSQRVSPAQARANMCMMPSTRLIARQWAKHGSCMVRRPETYLNVTRVLWESLRIPDYDRISREDGLTAGRIRQAFADANGRMWQPSMVGVKLNEDGWLEEIRLCYNDRFRPTRCDARRLGARDGQRARIWRGL; encoded by the coding sequence ATGGTGCGGAAACTGCATAGCTCCATAGCTTTCGTCGTCGCCCTGTTGCTCCCCGCCGTCGGCAACGCCCAAGCATACCAATGCCGCGCGCCGTCCATCTCGAGCGTCCCGCAGATCGCGCCCGATGCTCGCCCCCGCGTCGTGCCGGTCACCGGCTACACCCTCGCGCTGAGCTGGTCGCCTGCCTTTTGCCGGACGCGGCAGGACTCACGCTCGCACCGGGTGCAGTGCTCGGGCGATAATGGCCGCTTTGGCCTCGTCGTGCATGGCCTCTGGCCGCAAGGCGCGCGCGCCTATCCGCAATGGTGCCCCACGAGCCAGCGGGTCTCACCGGCGCAGGCGCGCGCGAACATGTGTATGATGCCATCAACCCGCCTGATCGCGCGGCAATGGGCCAAGCATGGCTCCTGCATGGTCCGCCGGCCCGAGACTTACCTCAACGTCACCCGCGTGCTGTGGGAGAGCCTGCGCATTCCCGATTATGACCGGATCAGCCGCGAGGACGGCCTCACCGCAGGCCGCATCCGTCAGGCCTTTGCCGACGCCAATGGCCGCATGTGGCAGCCGAGCATGGTCGGCGTGAAGCTCAACGAAGACGGTTGGCTGGAAGAAATCCGCCTGTGCTACAATGACCGTTTTCGCCCCACGCGCTGCGATGCGCGGCGGCTGGGCGCGCGCGATGGGCAGAGAGCGCGGATCTGGCGAGGGCTTTGA
- a CDS encoding LytTR family DNA-binding domain-containing protein: protein MTIRTILVDDEKLAIQGLQLRLQPFDDVEIIDTCSNGREAIRKIKTEKPDLVFLDIQMPGFDGFSVVKGVMEIEPPLFVFVTAYEEHAIRAFEANAVNYLMKPVDEDKLADTVERVRQRLAEKKSAEDAEQLLDVLAEVAPDRAADFGGDGGESAERFEKLINVKDRGQIFRVEVDSIEHIEAAGDYMCIYTGDNSLILRETMKDLERRLDPRKFQRVHRSTIVNLDQVRQVKPHTNGECFLVLDSGAEVKVSRSYRDVVARFVH from the coding sequence ATGACCATTCGCACCATCCTCGTCGATGATGAAAAACTCGCCATTCAAGGCCTGCAATTGAGGCTCCAGCCCTTTGACGATGTCGAGATTATCGACACGTGCTCGAACGGGCGCGAGGCGATCCGCAAGATCAAGACCGAGAAGCCCGATCTTGTCTTCCTCGACATTCAGATGCCGGGCTTTGACGGATTTTCGGTGGTCAAAGGCGTGATGGAAATTGAGCCGCCGCTCTTCGTCTTCGTGACCGCTTACGAGGAACACGCGATCCGCGCTTTTGAGGCCAATGCGGTCAATTACCTGATGAAGCCGGTTGATGAGGACAAGCTTGCCGACACGGTCGAGCGGGTGCGCCAGCGCCTCGCTGAGAAGAAGAGCGCCGAGGATGCCGAGCAATTGCTCGACGTGCTGGCCGAAGTCGCGCCCGACCGTGCCGCCGATTTTGGCGGCGATGGCGGCGAGAGCGCGGAGCGGTTCGAGAAGCTCATCAATGTGAAGGATCGCGGCCAGATCTTCCGCGTCGAGGTTGATTCGATCGAGCATATCGAGGCGGCGGGCGACTATATGTGCATCTATACCGGCGACAATTCGCTGATCCTGCGCGAGACGATGAAGGACTTGGAACGCCGGCTGGACCCGCGCAAATTCCAGCGCGTCCACCGCTCTACGATCGTGAACCTCGATCAGGTCCGGCAAGTGAAGCCGCACACCAATGGAGAGTGTTTCCTGGTGCTCGATTCCGGCGCCGAGGTGAAGGTCTCGCGCTCGTATAGGGATGTCGTGGCTAGGTTTGTGCATTAG
- a CDS encoding alpha/beta hydrolase, with amino-acid sequence MLWTLGVLAVFLTVGGFYLYSTLSTNGPRLISAADRVISGDRGAAELASITTGPHPAQKLHVWGPVNRNPDDAALPVLLFAHGGGWRSGDPDGYGFLARSFVPKGFIVVLSGYRLGEDGIYPGMLEDTANAIAWTHEEIAFYGGDPDRIVIAGHSAGAYNVVHIALEEQWLGRRGLSTSDISGVVGMAGPYDFAPFDSDSTIAAFGHVEDAASTQPINFVREDAPQMLLVHGEKDTLVRARNSRLLAELLNEAGANALTAIEPEMDHNGPLIALATAFRGDSDLVEVISAFAYSVTAPDDLAAETSVPVQAETR; translated from the coding sequence ATGCTGTGGACGCTGGGCGTATTGGCGGTGTTTCTTACCGTTGGCGGGTTCTATCTGTATTCGACGCTTTCGACCAATGGCCCTCGTCTCATCAGTGCAGCTGACCGCGTTATAAGCGGAGACCGCGGCGCGGCCGAGCTTGCCAGCATTACGACCGGTCCGCATCCAGCGCAAAAGCTGCATGTCTGGGGCCCCGTAAACCGCAATCCCGACGATGCGGCGCTTCCCGTGCTGCTGTTTGCGCATGGCGGCGGCTGGCGCAGCGGCGATCCGGACGGATACGGCTTTCTTGCGCGCAGCTTTGTGCCAAAGGGGTTCATAGTGGTGCTGTCAGGGTACCGTTTGGGTGAGGACGGTATCTATCCCGGCATGCTCGAAGACACCGCCAATGCGATCGCTTGGACGCACGAGGAAATCGCCTTCTATGGCGGCGACCCTGACCGGATCGTGATCGCGGGGCACTCGGCTGGTGCTTACAATGTCGTGCATATTGCGCTCGAGGAACAATGGCTCGGGCGGCGCGGGCTTTCGACCAGCGATATTTCGGGCGTTGTCGGCATGGCCGGCCCCTACGACTTCGCTCCGTTTGACAGCGACTCTACCATCGCCGCTTTCGGCCATGTCGAAGATGCAGCTTCGACCCAGCCGATCAATTTTGTCCGCGAAGATGCGCCGCAAATGTTGCTGGTCCACGGCGAAAAGGACACGCTGGTTCGCGCGCGCAATTCGCGCCTGCTGGCCGAGCTGCTGAACGAAGCCGGAGCCAATGCGCTGACCGCGATCGAGCCGGAGATGGATCATAACGGCCCGCTCATCGCGCTCGCTACAGCGTTTCGCGGTGATTCCGACCTTGTGGAAGTGATTTCAGCCTTCGCCTATTCGGTCACTGCCCCCGACGACCTGGCGGCCGAAACTTCAGTTCCTGTTCAGGCCGAAACGCGCTAG
- the nadC gene encoding carboxylating nicotinate-nucleotide diphosphorylase has translation MTEFTLPGFDLDRFVTETLAEDLGVGLPGGGKDVTSESVIPADARFAGVMDSRDAIVVAGLPLAEAFFRHLDPDVEIETLVSDGDAVAAGSDLMRLTGNARAMLTAERSALNIVQHLSGIATMARTYVDAMREGSATCTLLDTRKTLPGLRVLEKYATRQGGAQNHRMGLYDAAMIKDNHVAVAGSVGEAVRRARDAGVKPIICEVDRLDQIEPAIAAGAHHLLLDNMSPETLREAVAKVAGRTATEASGGINLDTIAAKAASGVDYCSVGRLTQSAPAADVGLDFALV, from the coding sequence ATGACTGAATTCACCCTCCCCGGCTTTGACCTTGATCGCTTTGTGACCGAAACGCTTGCCGAAGATCTCGGCGTGGGCCTGCCGGGCGGCGGCAAGGACGTCACTTCGGAAAGCGTCATTCCTGCCGATGCGCGCTTTGCAGGCGTGATGGACAGCCGCGATGCGATTGTGGTGGCGGGATTGCCACTGGCCGAGGCGTTCTTCCGCCATCTCGATCCTGACGTCGAGATCGAGACTCTGGTGAGCGACGGCGATGCGGTCGCAGCGGGATCGGACCTCATGCGCCTTACCGGCAATGCCCGCGCGATGCTGACGGCTGAGCGAAGCGCGCTCAACATCGTCCAGCACCTCTCCGGCATCGCCACCATGGCACGCACCTATGTCGATGCGATGCGCGAAGGCTCCGCGACCTGCACCCTGCTCGACACCCGTAAGACCCTTCCTGGTCTGCGCGTGCTGGAGAAATACGCGACCCGTCAGGGCGGCGCACAGAACCACCGGATGGGGCTCTATGATGCCGCGATGATCAAGGACAACCACGTCGCGGTCGCGGGCAGCGTCGGCGAAGCGGTGCGCCGTGCGCGCGATGCCGGGGTCAAACCAATCATTTGCGAGGTCGACCGGCTCGACCAGATCGAACCCGCGATCGCAGCAGGCGCGCATCACCTTCTGCTCGACAATATGTCACCCGAAACCTTGCGCGAGGCGGTGGCGAAGGTCGCGGGCCGCACCGCAACCGAGGCCAGCGGAGGGATCAACCTCGACACCATCGCAGCCAAGGCAGCAAGCGGCGTGGACTATTGCTCGGTCGGCAGACTCACCCAGAGCGCCCCTGCGGCGGATGTTGGGCTGGATTTCGCGCTGGTATGA